From Achromobacter spanius, a single genomic window includes:
- a CDS encoding LysR family transcriptional regulator, producing MLRELQTFMAVVRYGTFANAAAHIGLTQSAVSAQIQRLEEELGYPLFDRTGRSANLNSNGREALAIAEEMMAVYGKFGRHVSTPKTGLIRVGSIASAQVTFLTDALTEFWRVNPGYRIRLVPGLSLNLLGQVDSGEVDIAVMIKPPFALPADLRWRVLFNEPFVLLAPQKLAHRDWLDLLENEAFIRYDRGSFGGRLVDQFLRRSRVSVKEAIELDELQAIAQLVRRGVGVALLPLSRALTLPRGVVAKDLGDATFFREIGLVERPSDSRQPIAALLAQRIAEAADRLRPTP from the coding sequence ATGCTGCGCGAACTCCAGACTTTCATGGCGGTGGTGCGCTACGGCACCTTTGCAAATGCGGCCGCGCACATCGGCCTGACGCAATCCGCGGTCAGCGCGCAGATCCAGCGATTGGAAGAAGAGCTGGGCTACCCGCTGTTCGATCGGACGGGACGATCCGCCAACCTCAACAGCAACGGACGCGAAGCGCTGGCGATTGCCGAGGAAATGATGGCCGTCTACGGCAAGTTTGGACGGCATGTCAGTACGCCCAAGACGGGCCTGATCCGCGTGGGGTCGATTGCGTCCGCTCAAGTCACGTTCCTGACGGATGCGCTGACCGAGTTCTGGCGTGTCAATCCAGGGTATCGCATCAGACTGGTGCCCGGTCTGTCGCTCAACCTGCTGGGCCAGGTGGATTCCGGCGAGGTCGACATCGCGGTCATGATCAAGCCGCCCTTTGCGCTGCCGGCCGATCTGCGCTGGCGCGTGCTGTTCAATGAGCCCTTCGTGCTGTTGGCGCCGCAAAAGCTGGCGCATCGCGACTGGCTGGATCTGCTGGAGAACGAGGCCTTTATCCGCTATGACCGCGGCTCGTTCGGCGGCCGGCTGGTCGACCAGTTCTTGCGGCGCTCGCGGGTGTCGGTCAAAGAGGCCATTGAACTGGACGAGCTGCAAGCCATCGCCCAACTGGTGCGGCGGGGCGTGGGCGTTGCGCTGCTGCCGCTCAGCAGGGCGCTGACGCTGCCCAGAGGCGTCGTCGCCAAAGACCTGGGCGACGCCACGTTCTTCCGGGAAATCGGCTTGGTCGAGCGCCCGTCCGACAGCCGCCAGCCGATCGCCGCCCTCCTCGCCCAACGGATCGCGGAAGCGGCTGATCGGCTGCGACCGACGCCCTAG